The following are from one region of the Rhodopirellula sp. P2 genome:
- a CDS encoding C1 family peptidase, with translation MTAFVGVALTAIGPSDLAAQSADNPGVILMPPPIYQQIPTRIRHSPSTAAPIPSAAISGPAARNETAVPDRVPSPEHETHLVPPMGTAYSMAPGIDQNWGPTDSVLLPEQVDLRDHLPTPGKQSQNDCVAWAVAYSTYSCQISQERRRKPTFAGDHFSPEYVYDQISSNGEGLTVLQAIDFLKLNGCASRANLDQSNRPVSPRAAVEANTFRLLENTRAGNLDEIKQYLHEGYPVILVVRMETEFRSDASDGSPYRWSSDSAAEVNHHAVTAVGYDDQKRSLRLMNSWGTQWKDQGFCWASYDNFDSIDVSQWCAEAHVLRIKDHAPYEAWMVKTDSAGPVNPFAPPPPLIRRRFLLKNDRKVYENGHVISPSSWKVDDLVCNNKNLFLLARDQTVYQLKDAASGASWSHLSRDPLAGKKVCMMAAADSQPLHALTEDQNLYQFKAASATWSPVSLPSNDSKPIDLRTVNQKLRVITDKGTVYQRKTDGQWGEQTQLAP, from the coding sequence GTGACAGCTTTCGTCGGCGTGGCTTTGACAGCCATTGGGCCGAGCGATTTGGCCGCTCAGTCCGCCGACAACCCCGGTGTCATCTTGATGCCGCCACCAATCTACCAACAGATTCCGACACGAATACGCCATTCACCATCGACCGCTGCCCCCATTCCAAGTGCGGCGATTTCGGGCCCAGCCGCCCGGAATGAAACAGCCGTTCCGGACCGCGTTCCAAGCCCCGAGCACGAGACTCACCTCGTACCGCCGATGGGCACCGCTTACAGCATGGCGCCCGGGATTGACCAAAACTGGGGCCCGACGGACTCGGTCTTGCTGCCCGAACAAGTCGACCTGCGAGACCATTTGCCGACCCCCGGCAAACAATCCCAAAACGACTGCGTCGCCTGGGCGGTTGCCTACTCGACCTACTCCTGCCAAATCAGCCAAGAACGTCGACGCAAACCAACCTTCGCTGGCGACCACTTCAGTCCCGAATATGTCTACGATCAGATTTCCAGCAATGGAGAGGGGTTGACTGTTCTCCAAGCGATCGACTTCTTGAAACTCAATGGGTGTGCATCGCGAGCGAACCTGGATCAATCCAACAGACCAGTCTCACCACGAGCGGCGGTCGAGGCCAACACCTTTCGGCTGCTCGAGAACACACGTGCTGGCAACCTCGATGAGATCAAGCAGTACTTGCATGAGGGTTACCCCGTCATCCTGGTCGTTCGCATGGAAACGGAGTTCCGTTCCGATGCAAGCGATGGTTCCCCTTACCGTTGGAGCAGCGATTCAGCCGCGGAGGTGAACCATCATGCCGTCACCGCAGTTGGCTACGACGACCAAAAGCGATCCCTTCGATTGATGAATTCGTGGGGCACACAGTGGAAGGACCAAGGGTTCTGCTGGGCTTCGTACGACAACTTTGATTCGATCGACGTCAGCCAGTGGTGCGCCGAAGCTCATGTGTTGCGAATCAAGGACCACGCCCCCTACGAAGCATGGATGGTCAAAACCGATTCGGCTGGCCCGGTGAATCCGTTCGCACCACCGCCACCTCTCATCCGGAGACGCTTCCTGTTGAAGAACGACCGAAAAGTCTACGAGAACGGACATGTCATCTCCCCCTCGTCATGGAAAGTGGATGACTTGGTCTGCAATAACAAAAACCTGTTTCTACTGGCTCGCGACCAAACCGTTTACCAACTGAAGGATGCCGCCTCGGGCGCCAGTTGGTCGCATCTCAGTCGCGATCCGTTGGCGGGCAAAAAGGTTTGCATGATGGCAGCAGCGGACTCTCAACCGCTTCACGCTCTCACCGAAGACCAAAATCTCTACCAATTCAAAGCAGCGTCCGCGACATGGTCCCCCGTTTCTCTCCCGTCCAATGACAGCAAGCCGATCGACCTGCGAACGGTCAACCAGAAACTCCGAGTGATCACGGACAAGGGCACGGTTTACCAACGAAAAACCGACGGCCAATGGGGAGAACAGACTCAGCTTGCCCCTTGA
- a CDS encoding glycosyltransferase family 2 protein, whose translation MNFMPTIDLALLTRDDRPLQDSVRHAIESQVDVRLNVHRVIGQPGRTDASRIATIVRARNEAVRRGRSDHLMFLDDDVVLGKDCIARLHHALVARSNYGAFAADYLGESSAHRDSRHVAMGATLFRRSVLERHAFRWEPSKCECLCRCEDIRRSGARIGYLSGAKAWHLTRQRSSADCARRNAAAVDPPPISVNPEVVKNAKILVAFNRRDVRRFQDVFLRTLRASGNTQEVIVVGYGLYPSEIQSLQALPNVRFIRQPYNGQLPPVRRLTDFRDIVAQLPKGTPVAYWDAGDVLFQGRLDSLWQQTQQHPSKILAVSEPLGFPHNKAIRGWTQTIEDSSTRQRAFELFASNPFLNSGFSAGTAESLSRYFTEAVRLRSRDLRGTTDWGDQTALNLYCHSDSERWVEVSEDWNFCVHDRRRGDVRVLPNGQVLNRQGTAMPVVHGNARSLTQLAIVR comes from the coding sequence ATGAATTTCATGCCAACGATTGATCTGGCACTGCTTACGCGAGACGATCGCCCCTTGCAGGATTCTGTCCGGCACGCGATCGAGTCCCAAGTCGACGTCCGATTGAACGTGCACCGAGTCATCGGTCAACCTGGTCGGACGGATGCCAGCCGGATCGCAACCATCGTTCGGGCTCGAAACGAAGCCGTTCGTCGTGGCCGTTCGGACCACCTGATGTTTTTGGACGACGACGTGGTGCTTGGCAAAGACTGCATCGCTCGGTTGCACCATGCCTTGGTTGCGAGATCAAACTATGGGGCGTTTGCCGCGGACTACTTGGGCGAATCATCGGCTCATCGAGATTCACGGCATGTCGCGATGGGAGCCACGTTGTTCCGTCGATCTGTGTTGGAACGGCATGCGTTTCGTTGGGAACCCTCCAAGTGCGAATGTTTGTGCCGGTGCGAAGACATTCGCCGCAGTGGAGCACGCATTGGATATTTGAGCGGCGCCAAAGCATGGCATCTGACGCGTCAGCGTTCGTCGGCTGATTGTGCGAGAAGGAACGCTGCGGCAGTGGATCCTCCACCAATCAGCGTGAATCCGGAGGTCGTGAAGAACGCGAAAATTTTGGTGGCCTTCAATCGCCGTGATGTCCGACGATTCCAAGACGTGTTCTTGCGAACGTTGCGAGCATCGGGAAACACCCAGGAAGTCATCGTTGTGGGGTACGGTTTGTATCCCAGCGAGATTCAGAGCCTGCAAGCGTTGCCGAACGTGCGTTTCATTCGCCAACCGTACAACGGGCAGCTCCCACCGGTGAGGCGATTGACTGACTTTCGTGACATCGTCGCTCAGCTACCAAAAGGAACTCCGGTGGCTTACTGGGATGCGGGGGACGTGCTGTTTCAAGGTCGGCTCGATTCTCTTTGGCAGCAGACCCAGCAACATCCCAGCAAGATTTTGGCGGTCAGCGAACCACTTGGGTTCCCCCACAACAAAGCGATTCGGGGGTGGACGCAGACGATCGAAGATTCGTCGACGCGTCAGCGTGCGTTTGAACTTTTCGCGTCCAACCCCTTTCTGAACAGCGGTTTCAGTGCGGGAACGGCGGAGTCATTGAGCCGGTACTTCACCGAAGCCGTGCGACTGCGAAGCAGGGATTTGCGTGGAACGACCGACTGGGGCGACCAGACGGCTCTGAATCTCTATTGTCACAGCGATTCAGAGCGTTGGGTGGAAGTCTCCGAGGATTGGAATTTTTGTGTCCATGATCGCCGACGAGGGGATGTTCGTGTCCTGCCCAACGGGCAGGTGTTGAACCGTCAGGGAACGGCCATGCCCGTTGTGCATGGGAACGCTCGTTCGTTGACGCAACTCGCGATCGTCCGATGA
- a CDS encoding glycosyltransferase family 25 protein produces the protein MKHIDEDTPTFVISTLDEQSQDRVRQIEWHLHRAGFRNAEIIQAKTPTTEDFERLGLPAILQGRWRSDLQHMWGSAACTLSHIQFYDRSEDELPVIVLEDDVTIHPEFFRFLEKISFPEKVEWDLCHLSYVNLQVGSQANPDNLVAPHLVRCPPNHVAATYSYIVQRSFLDRFAPLEEEVDCQLARQTEAIRSFVIEHEPKLTLPDFEMESVRNSLDRVSWRLNNPRSD, from the coding sequence ATGAAACACATCGATGAAGACACGCCGACCTTTGTGATCAGTACGCTTGACGAGCAATCACAGGACCGGGTTCGTCAAATCGAGTGGCACCTGCACCGGGCAGGGTTTCGCAATGCGGAAATCATTCAAGCGAAGACGCCCACTACCGAAGACTTCGAACGTCTTGGATTGCCTGCCATTTTGCAGGGCAGGTGGCGATCCGATCTTCAGCACATGTGGGGGTCTGCCGCGTGCACGCTGTCGCACATTCAGTTCTACGACCGCTCGGAGGACGAGCTGCCGGTGATCGTCTTGGAAGACGACGTCACGATTCACCCAGAGTTTTTTCGGTTTTTAGAAAAGATCAGTTTCCCAGAAAAGGTTGAATGGGACCTGTGTCATTTGTCGTACGTCAATCTGCAGGTGGGAAGCCAAGCGAACCCCGACAATCTCGTGGCCCCGCATTTGGTTCGATGCCCACCAAACCACGTCGCGGCAACCTACAGCTACATCGTTCAGCGATCGTTTTTAGATCGATTTGCACCACTGGAAGAAGAGGTCGATTGCCAATTGGCTCGCCAAACCGAGGCGATTCGTAGTTTTGTGATCGAACACGAGCCGAAATTGACGTTGCCCGATTTCGAAATGGAGAGCGTGCGGAATTCGCTGGATCGAGTTTCCTGGCGACTGAACAACCCGCGTTCTGATTGA
- the rimI gene encoding ribosomal protein S18-alanine N-acetyltransferase, giving the protein MIRRDMPDVLGIESNCFEFAWSEDDFIRCLRQRNCIGMVAECDERVAGFMIYELHKNRLHILNFAVHSDYRRHGIGNTMMRKLLGKLSQERRNRIMLEVRETNLEAQLFFKSLGFKAISVLRDFYDDATEDAYLMQFRYQPTAEELAAPHNRITRMAG; this is encoded by the coding sequence ATGATTCGACGCGATATGCCGGATGTCTTGGGGATTGAATCCAACTGCTTTGAGTTCGCTTGGTCGGAGGATGATTTCATCCGCTGCCTTCGCCAACGCAACTGCATTGGCATGGTGGCAGAATGCGACGAGCGTGTGGCGGGTTTCATGATCTATGAACTGCACAAGAATCGGTTGCATATCTTGAACTTCGCTGTTCACAGTGACTACCGACGTCACGGCATCGGCAACACGATGATGCGAAAGTTGCTGGGCAAGTTGTCCCAGGAACGTCGCAATCGCATCATGCTGGAAGTTCGCGAGACGAACTTGGAAGCTCAGTTGTTCTTCAAGTCGTTGGGTTTCAAGGCCATTTCGGTGCTGCGAGATTTCTATGACGATGCGACGGAAGATGCCTACTTGATGCAGTTCCGCTATCAGCCCACCGCGGAAGAATTGGCTGCCCCTCACAATCGCATCACACGGATGGCCGGCTGA
- a CDS encoding glycoside hydrolase family 16 protein, producing the protein MCSRPTGVIALALSLLTPVIADDLPKINDQRAHERFEFRLTYDVDFSEPEALDPQTGFLRREDMAVSNNAGQHRQGPGRRHAAWYDKHHDQTASIEDGVLIQRGFVADSDIEGFVSRDAGESPRNFAYLDPDPNDAARGEVNFADFEIHTSWFDTFALKSMNGKQVPVERTDQQVPKDQFWGQPGKTDTASPNVTFEPGTFFEIEVNFEGMEALAHRHSFWLMPASEQSGAYDDDPSNGLEIDIYEHEMVVEKDSPEAESRNNILLMKCIGGKTNPPSTFNELREDGKTSIDVPGINQGWHKIGLLWTEQALIWFVDGQAVVRDSKLVPTVPMYLIVSREANTGAGQSSDHQNLRAEGEQIPVDAGLYGRNVATPQNRDLIKQGRDEVRVRSVRAWTIQPRL; encoded by the coding sequence ATGTGCAGTCGACCAACTGGCGTGATTGCCCTCGCCCTCTCACTGCTAACCCCTGTGATCGCGGACGATTTGCCGAAGATCAATGATCAACGTGCACACGAACGCTTTGAGTTTCGTCTCACATACGACGTTGATTTTTCAGAGCCGGAAGCATTGGATCCCCAAACAGGGTTCCTCCGCCGAGAAGACATGGCGGTCAGCAACAATGCCGGCCAACATCGCCAGGGACCGGGACGGCGGCACGCGGCCTGGTACGACAAACACCATGACCAAACGGCCTCGATTGAAGATGGCGTTTTGATCCAACGAGGCTTCGTCGCCGATTCAGACATCGAAGGTTTTGTGAGCCGTGACGCCGGCGAATCGCCACGCAATTTTGCATACCTTGACCCAGACCCCAACGATGCCGCCCGCGGCGAAGTCAACTTTGCCGACTTTGAGATCCACACTTCCTGGTTCGATACCTTTGCACTGAAAAGCATGAACGGCAAACAAGTGCCGGTCGAACGAACCGATCAACAGGTCCCCAAAGATCAATTTTGGGGGCAACCAGGAAAGACGGACACAGCCTCCCCCAACGTTACCTTTGAGCCAGGGACATTCTTTGAAATCGAGGTGAACTTCGAAGGCATGGAAGCCCTTGCTCACCGCCATTCGTTTTGGCTGATGCCGGCCTCGGAACAAAGCGGAGCGTACGACGACGATCCGAGCAACGGACTTGAGATTGACATCTACGAACACGAGATGGTCGTTGAAAAAGATTCGCCAGAGGCCGAATCCCGCAACAACATTTTGCTCATGAAGTGCATCGGTGGAAAAACGAATCCACCATCCACCTTCAACGAACTTCGTGAAGACGGCAAGACATCGATCGACGTCCCGGGGATCAATCAAGGCTGGCACAAAATCGGGCTGCTCTGGACCGAGCAGGCTTTGATCTGGTTTGTCGACGGCCAAGCAGTTGTCCGCGACTCCAAATTGGTCCCAACAGTACCGATGTACCTGATCGTCTCACGAGAAGCGAACACCGGAGCAGGCCAATCCAGCGACCACCAGAACCTTCGAGCCGAGGGGGAACAAATCCCGGTCGACGCAGGACTGTATGGCAGGAACGTCGCCACTCCCCAAAACCGAGACCTGATCAAACAAGGCCGCGATGAGGTCCGGGTAAGAAGCGTCCGAGCATGGACCATCCAACCGCGTCTTTGA
- a CDS encoding DUF1559 domain-containing protein produces MPSKKKPKQGFTLVELLVVIAIIGVLVGLLLPAVQAAREAARRMSCSNNFKQIGLAMHNYHSAYNRLPAQGAGTYDSLNSGPAAWWSSSEVANNLRLSMLVGLLPFMEQQAMWDAISRPNGRNADKSTRTPPWPAMGPSPTRLDYGPWVTEMPTFRCPSDPGSGLPAFGRTNYAASFGDSVYNVHEGGLNDYLQPDSVRSEETRASARGFFVMHKNMAFRDILDGLSNTIAAGEIATDLGDDDKRTIAVDQASWIAGPSKNPEWCAIQLPNWIDPERPQFWGPAADPRVAVTDGRGFRWADAYQNFSACNTALAPNRELCTTDTASLLTSFPTSSRHQGGVHVLMGDGAVKFITDSIEAGNSGAEPIWRWNSPGAPSPYGLWGALGTRSSKEVINGEF; encoded by the coding sequence ATGCCGTCGAAAAAGAAACCGAAACAAGGCTTCACCCTCGTTGAACTACTGGTGGTGATTGCAATCATCGGCGTGCTCGTGGGGCTTCTGTTGCCCGCCGTGCAAGCCGCCAGAGAAGCCGCTCGGCGAATGAGTTGCAGCAACAACTTCAAGCAGATTGGGTTGGCCATGCACAACTACCACTCAGCTTACAATCGGCTGCCTGCCCAGGGAGCAGGAACATACGATTCGCTCAACTCGGGGCCAGCAGCATGGTGGTCCAGCAGTGAGGTTGCCAACAACCTCCGGCTGAGCATGCTCGTTGGCTTGCTGCCATTCATGGAACAGCAAGCGATGTGGGACGCCATCAGTCGCCCGAACGGCCGGAATGCCGACAAGTCAACGCGGACGCCCCCTTGGCCAGCAATGGGCCCTTCGCCAACGCGTCTCGACTATGGCCCATGGGTGACAGAGATGCCGACCTTCCGTTGCCCAAGCGATCCGGGTTCGGGACTCCCTGCGTTTGGGCGCACCAACTACGCGGCGTCTTTCGGCGACAGCGTTTACAACGTTCACGAGGGTGGACTGAACGACTACCTGCAACCTGATTCCGTTCGCTCGGAAGAAACCCGAGCGTCGGCTCGTGGCTTCTTTGTGATGCACAAGAACATGGCGTTCCGCGACATCCTGGACGGCCTGTCCAACACGATTGCGGCGGGTGAAATCGCAACCGACTTAGGCGATGACGACAAGCGAACGATCGCGGTCGACCAAGCTTCCTGGATTGCCGGCCCGTCCAAAAATCCGGAGTGGTGCGCGATCCAATTGCCCAACTGGATCGATCCGGAACGGCCTCAATTCTGGGGACCAGCAGCCGACCCGCGCGTTGCAGTCACCGACGGTCGCGGATTTCGATGGGCCGATGCGTACCAAAACTTCAGTGCCTGCAACACGGCGCTGGCCCCCAACCGCGAACTCTGCACCACCGACACGGCATCGCTGCTGACCTCGTTCCCAACCTCCAGCCGCCACCAAGGCGGTGTGCATGTGCTGATGGGAGACGGAGCGGTGAAATTCATCACCGATTCCATCGAAGCCGGGAACTCGGGAGCAGAACCAATCTGGCGATGGAACTCGCCCGGTGCCCCGAGCCCCTACGGATTGTGGGGTGCACTGGGAACGCGTTCGTCCAAAGAAGTGATCAACGGCGAATTCTGA
- a CDS encoding cellulase family glycosylhydrolase — protein sequence MLRACFAFVLIPFSMLVSQAAEPLPAIRVSPDGQSFIQAGSDQPFVVWGVNYDHDQSGRLLDEYWIEEWDRVAEDFGEIQQLGANCVRIHLQLGLWMESPEQVSQSQVDQLKRLIELAESKRLYLDLTGLACYHKANIPGWLNELNEAERWKVQARFWSSVAKTCAGSPAIFCYDLMNEPILPGESPETDWLAGELGGKFFVQRLALDRKGRSREEIAEAWVNQMVDAIREHDSETMVTVGVIPWVFVFGGGKPLFYSPVIGKRLDFTSVHFYPEKGKIDHALKSLQAYEVGKPLVVEEMFPMKCGIDELTTFVLQSETHVDGWISFYWGGTAKELREKEDAGIAEAITAKWLDAFQELSAEIRVAPNR from the coding sequence ATGTTGAGAGCGTGTTTTGCCTTCGTGCTGATTCCATTTTCGATGCTGGTGAGCCAGGCCGCGGAGCCCTTGCCGGCGATCCGAGTCAGCCCGGACGGGCAATCGTTCATTCAAGCCGGTTCAGATCAGCCCTTTGTGGTCTGGGGAGTGAACTACGATCATGATCAATCAGGACGCCTGCTCGATGAGTACTGGATCGAAGAGTGGGACAGAGTCGCCGAAGACTTTGGCGAGATTCAACAACTCGGTGCCAACTGCGTTCGGATTCACCTGCAACTCGGCCTGTGGATGGAATCACCCGAGCAGGTGTCTCAATCGCAGGTTGACCAACTCAAGCGACTGATCGAACTGGCCGAGTCCAAACGCTTGTACCTCGATCTCACCGGGTTGGCGTGTTACCACAAAGCCAACATTCCGGGCTGGCTGAATGAACTCAACGAGGCGGAACGCTGGAAGGTCCAGGCCCGATTTTGGTCGTCGGTTGCGAAGACGTGCGCCGGAAGCCCGGCGATCTTTTGCTACGACCTGATGAACGAACCGATCCTGCCAGGCGAGTCCCCCGAGACGGATTGGTTGGCCGGCGAACTGGGCGGCAAGTTCTTTGTGCAACGACTGGCACTCGACCGAAAGGGAAGAAGCCGCGAAGAGATCGCGGAAGCCTGGGTCAACCAAATGGTCGACGCGATTCGCGAACACGATTCAGAAACCATGGTGACCGTCGGTGTGATCCCCTGGGTGTTCGTCTTTGGTGGTGGAAAGCCGCTCTTCTATTCGCCCGTCATTGGCAAGCGACTGGACTTTACCTCGGTTCATTTCTATCCCGAAAAAGGAAAGATTGACCACGCCTTGAAATCACTGCAGGCCTACGAAGTCGGAAAGCCCTTGGTCGTTGAAGAGATGTTCCCAATGAAATGTGGAATCGACGAGCTGACGACTTTCGTCCTGCAGTCTGAAACTCATGTCGATGGTTGGATCAGCTTCTACTGGGGCGGAACAGCGAAAGAGCTTCGCGAGAAAGAAGACGCGGGAATTGCGGAGGCCATCACCGCGAAATGGCTGGACGCATTTCAAGAGCTTTCAGCTGAAATACGAGTTGCTCCAAACCGCTGA
- a CDS encoding sialate O-acetylesterase — translation MHPTWRHFFSASICLLLTSGPTAFGAGHASDDTGSEVESASETPPPTNLHLFLLAGQSNMAGRGKIEEQDLQPHPRVLMLNKEGHFVPAVAPVHFDKPGIAGVGLGRTFAIEYANAHPEATVGLIPTAAGGSSLEAWQPNGFHAQTKSHPYDDCLQRMQQAMQAGELKGILWHQGESDSSPERAQDYQAELDDLFLRFRREFHSPDVPILVGQLGQFPERPWNEFRKLVDQAHRTLPERMTNTAFVVSDDLTHKGDQVHFSAEAYREFGRRYYRAFQTLEQSTRE, via the coding sequence ATGCACCCCACTTGGCGTCACTTCTTCTCAGCTTCGATCTGCCTGCTTTTGACCTCTGGACCGACCGCATTCGGCGCCGGTCATGCCTCGGACGACACTGGCAGCGAAGTCGAATCCGCGTCCGAAACGCCTCCCCCCACCAACCTGCATCTGTTTCTGCTTGCGGGCCAGTCCAACATGGCGGGACGCGGAAAGATCGAAGAGCAAGACCTTCAGCCTCACCCGCGTGTCCTCATGCTGAACAAAGAGGGCCACTTTGTACCTGCAGTAGCTCCGGTCCACTTTGATAAACCCGGCATCGCGGGGGTTGGGCTGGGACGCACCTTTGCGATCGAGTACGCCAACGCTCATCCGGAGGCAACCGTTGGCTTGATCCCGACCGCCGCGGGCGGTTCGTCACTGGAAGCCTGGCAGCCCAATGGCTTTCACGCCCAGACCAAATCGCATCCCTATGACGATTGCCTGCAAAGGATGCAGCAAGCGATGCAGGCAGGCGAACTGAAAGGGATTCTTTGGCACCAAGGCGAGTCCGATTCCTCCCCAGAGCGAGCCCAGGACTATCAAGCCGAACTCGATGATTTGTTCCTACGCTTTCGTCGCGAGTTCCATTCTCCCGACGTTCCAATCTTGGTGGGGCAGTTGGGTCAATTCCCCGAACGTCCCTGGAACGAATTTCGCAAATTGGTCGACCAAGCTCACCGGACCCTGCCCGAACGGATGACGAACACAGCCTTTGTCGTTTCAGACGATTTGACGCACAAAGGGGATCAAGTTCATTTTTCAGCTGAGGCGTATCGCGAATTTGGGCGACGCTATTACCGAGCGTTTCAGACGCTGGAACAATCAACCCGCGAGTGA
- a CDS encoding P-II family nitrogen regulator — protein sequence MKLIIAIVQPSKLDAIKEALTRVEVHRLTVVDCQGFGRQRGQTGSMRGRDYGVSLLRKVQLQIGVNEEFVQPTIDAILEGGRSGESGEIGDGKIFVLPMDDCVRIRTGERGGEAI from the coding sequence ATGAAATTGATCATCGCAATCGTTCAACCCTCCAAATTGGATGCCATCAAAGAGGCATTGACCCGAGTGGAGGTGCACCGCCTGACGGTGGTGGATTGCCAAGGGTTTGGCCGCCAACGGGGCCAAACAGGCTCCATGCGTGGCCGCGACTACGGCGTCAGCTTGCTCCGAAAAGTGCAATTGCAAATTGGCGTGAACGAAGAGTTCGTGCAGCCCACCATCGACGCCATTCTGGAAGGCGGCCGCAGCGGTGAGAGCGGCGAAATTGGCGATGGGAAGATCTTCGTCCTGCCCATGGACGACTGCGTCCGAATTCGGACGGGTGAACGTGGTGGAGAAGCGATCTAG